CATTCCGAGCCCTGACCCGCCGGCAAAGGAGGATAAGATAATGGCACGAGCGAAAGAGGCCGTGCAGGTCCCTTAGCTGGCATCCGTTCGCGCTACTGCTTCAGTGCACGAGCCCCTTGAAGAAGGCATAATGCGTCAGCTCGGAATTGTTCTTCATATTCGTCTTCTCGAGAACATGGGCGCGGTGCGTACTGATCGTCTTGACACTCAGGCATAGTTCGTCC
The genomic region above belongs to Rhodothermales bacterium and contains:
- a CDS encoding response regulator transcription factor, translated to DELCLSVKTISTHRAHVLEKTNMKNNSELTHYAFFKGLVH